A window of Pseudooceanicola aestuarii contains these coding sequences:
- a CDS encoding DUF302 domain-containing protein, translating to MAYTYDRVLKDTKIDDAEMRVRDALADKGFGVLTEIDVKATMKKKLDADMPPYRILGACNPGMAHKAIEIEPRIGAMLPCNVILRQLDGDTEVSAVDPVASMQAVQNQDLDAVAGEVRDLLRDALDTA from the coding sequence ATGGCCTATACCTATGATCGCGTCCTGAAAGACACCAAAATCGATGACGCAGAGATGCGTGTTCGGGATGCTTTGGCAGACAAGGGCTTCGGCGTGCTGACTGAGATTGACGTCAAAGCGACGATGAAAAAGAAACTTGATGCGGACATGCCGCCTTACCGCATCTTGGGGGCCTGTAATCCGGGCATGGCGCACAAAGCCATCGAGATCGAGCCTCGCATCGGTGCGATGCTTCCCTGCAATGTTATCCTGCGGCAACTGGACGGCGACACCGAGGTCAGCGCGGTCGATCCTGTCGCTTCGATGCAGGCGGTGCAGAACCAAGACCTGGACGCGGTCGCCGGCGAAGTCCGCGATCTCCTTCGGGACGCCCTCGACACCGCGTGA
- a CDS encoding EF-hand domain-containing protein: MKRNTLLAAMTLAATALGGAAFADANHGRGGQFGAQSGPGMMQNGGPGMMGNMGGMMDMMKRMHGNMMGAGMMGAGMGSGMMSPGMAGGMMQMFDTDGDGTTTPEEMRTQLEAKLSEFDSDGDGSLSITEFEALHSAMIREMMVDRFQHLDADGDGAVTPEEMAAPADRMERMQMMRSNMADAPARPGNGQGMGNGSMMQDN, from the coding sequence ATGAAACGCAACACTTTACTCGCTGCAATGACCCTGGCTGCAACCGCCCTTGGCGGTGCCGCATTCGCGGACGCCAACCACGGGCGTGGGGGACAATTTGGCGCCCAGAGCGGACCAGGCATGATGCAGAACGGTGGTCCCGGTATGATGGGGAACATGGGCGGAATGATGGACATGATGAAGCGCATGCACGGAAACATGATGGGCGCAGGCATGATGGGCGCAGGCATGGGCAGTGGTATGATGAGCCCAGGCATGGCTGGCGGCATGATGCAAATGTTCGACACTGATGGAGACGGCACAACGACGCCGGAAGAAATGCGCACGCAGCTGGAGGCCAAGCTTTCCGAGTTTGACAGCGACGGGGATGGAAGCCTCTCGATTACTGAATTTGAAGCTCTCCACAGCGCGATGATCCGCGAAATGATGGTGGATCGCTTCCAACACCTCGATGCCGATGGCGACGGCGCGGTGACGCCGGAAGAGATGGCCGCTCCTGCCGATAGGATGGAGCGGATGCAGATGATGCGGTCGAATATGGCAGATGCGCCTGCGCGGCCTGGCAACGGTCAGGGCATGGGCAACGGCTCCATGATGCAGGACAACTGA